TCCGTCGCGCGCGCCCTCGGCAGGAAGTTCGTCCGCGTCGCCCTCGGCGGCGTGCGCGACGAGGCCGAGATCCGCGGCCACCGGCGTACGTACGTCGGCGCGCTCCCGGGCCGCATCGTCCGTGCGGTCAACGAGGCGGGCTCGATGAACCCGGTCGTGCTGCTGGACGAGGTCGACAAGCTCGGCGCCGACTTCCGGGGCGACCCGGCGGCCGCGTTGCTCGAGGTCCTGGACCCGGCGCAGAACCACACGTTCCGCGACCACTACCTCGATCTCGACCTCGACCTGTCCGACGTCCTGTTCCTCGCGACGGCCAACGTCGTGGAGCAGATCCCGCAGGCGCTGCTCGACCGGATGGAGCTCGTCACGCTCGACGGCTACACCGCGGACGACAAGGCGGCCATCGCGCGTGACTTCCTCTGGCCGCGCCAGCTGGAGCGGGCGGCGCTGGACGCCGACGAGGTGGAGCTGACCGACGCCGCGTTGGCGAAGATCGTCGCCGACTACACCCGCGAGCCGGGCGTGCGTCAGCTCGAGCGGCTCCTCGCCAAGGTGCTGCGCAAGGTCGCGACGAAGCTTGCCGGCGCCACGGGTCAGCAGACCGTCGTGGTCGACGAGGCGGAGCTCAAGGACTACCTCGGACGCCCCCGGTTCACACCGGAGTCGGACGAGCGTACGGCGGTGCCGGGCGTCGCGACGGGCCTGGCTGTCACCGGGTTCGGAGGCGACGTGCTCTTCATCGAGGCCACACCGACCGACGGCAAGCCGGGCATCACGCTCACCGGACAGCTCGGTGACGTGATGAAGGAGTCGGCGCACATCGCGCACTCCTACGTCCGCTCGCACGCGCAGGCCCTCGGCGTCGATCCGGCGTTCTTCGACCACCACGTGCACATCCACGTGCCGGCCGGGGCGATCCCGAAGGACGGCCCGTCCGCGGGCGTCACGATGGTGACCGCGCTCGTGTCGGCGGCCACCGGACGGCAGGTCCGTTCGGAGGTCGGCATGACGGGCGAGGTCACGCTCAACGGCAGGGTCCTCCCGATCGGCGGGGTGAAGCAGAAGCTGCTCGCCGCCCAGCGGGCCGGGCTCACCACCGTGTTCGTGCCGCACCGCAACGAGCCCGACCTGGACGACGTGCCGGCGGAGGTGCTCGAGGCGATCGACGTCCGTCCGATGACGGACGTGGCCGAGATCGTCGCGCAGGCGCTCGAGCCTGCCGCGGAGGGGGTCCAGGCCGCCGCCTGACCCCTGCCCCGACCGTCCGCGTCGCTCCGTTTGAGGTGTGAGCACCTCGAACACCGGGATCCCACCTCGAGTACGGGGTGGGATCCCGGCATTTCCGGTGCGGGCACCTCAAACGCGGAGGGGTGGTTGCGCTGCAGCGTGCATACCCGGTATACATCTCTCTACCTGGATGAATACTCGGTATAGGGGGTGCGGATGTCGATCCGGCAAGGACTGCTCGCGCTGCTGTCACAGCAGCCGATGTACGGCGCTCAGCTGCGCGCCGAGTTCGAGGACAGAACCGCTGGCACGTGGCCGCTCAACGTCGGACAGGTCTACACCACCCTGGGTCGCCTCCAGCGCGACGGTTTCGTGGAGTCGGCGGGCGAGCCGGACGAGGAGGGCCGGATCACCTACCGGCTCACCGACGTGGGTCGGACCACCGTGGGGGAGTGGTTCGCCTCGTCGGTCTCGCCCGATGCCGACCCTCGCGACGAGCTGACCATCAAGGTCGCGCTCGGCGTCACCTTGCCGGACGTCGACGTCAGGTCCGTCGTCCAGACGCAGCGCGTCGACTCGATGCGCCACCTCCAGGTGCTCACCCGCCGCAAGCGGGCCGCGGTCGAGAAGGACGATCTCGCTCGCGAGCTGGTGCTCGAGCGTTCGATCTTCGCGATCGAGGCGCAGGTGCGCTGGCTCGACCACATGGAGTCACGGATCCGACGGAGCCACCGCCGTACGACCACCCCCGCCGCAGAGGAGAACGCGCGATGACCATCCCCGACGACGTCGAGGTCCTGCTCGAGATGCGGGACGTGCGCCGTACGCACGGTGAGGGTGCCGCCACCGTCTACGCATTGCGTGGTGTCGACCTCCGGTTGGCGGCCGGTGAGCTCGTCGCAGTCATGGGGCCCTCCGGCTCCGGCAAGTCGACGCTGCTCAACCTCGCCGGCGGTCTCGACGCACCGACGGCCGGAGAGATCATCGTGGAGGGACGGTCGCTCGCGACGTACGGCCGCAACGAGCTCGCCCGCGTACGCCGCCGCGGCCTCGGCTACGTCTTCCAGGACCTGAACCTCATCCCGAGCCTCACCGCCGCCGAGAACGTCGCGCTTCCGCTGGAGCTCGACGGGGTTCGAACCCGCGACGCCCGCGAGGAGGCGCTCCGCTCGCTCGACGAGGTCGGCACTGCCGAGCTCGCCGACCGCTTCCCCGACGAGATGTCGGGCGGCCAGCAACAGCGGGTCGCGATCGCGCGCGCCCTCGTCGGACCACGACGCGTGCTGCTCGCCGACGAGCCCACGGGGGCGCTCGACTCCGAGACCGGCGAGGAGGTGCTCGCCGTCCTGCGTCGTCGCGTCGATGCGGGAGCGGCCGGGCTCCTCGTCACCCACGAGGCACGCCACGCAGCCTGGGCCGACCGCGTCGTGTTCCTGCGCGACGGTCTCGTCGTGGACGCGGCCGACGCACGGGAGATCCCGGTGGGCATCGGCGAGGTGGCACCGGCATGAGTGCCGTCCTCGCTCGTTGGCGACTCGCACTCCGGATGGCCCGCCGCGACATCCGGCGCTCGAAGGGTCGCAGCGTCCTGGTCGCCGTGATGGTGGGCACCCCCGTGATGCTCGCGGTGGTCCTCTCGACCCTGTACGCCACCGATGACGTCACGCCGCTCGAGGACATGCCTGCGACGCTGGGGCAGTCGGCGGCACGGCTGTCGTGGGCGGGCGCTCCGATCGAGCAGTCCCCGGACGGCAGGGCAGGCGGAACGGGCCCTGGCGGGCAGCTTGCCACCGAGCCCAGCCCCGATCGCATCCGTCAGCTCCTGCCGGGCTCCGACGTCGTGGAGCTGCACAGCACTTGGGCGCCGCTCGTGACCCGTTCGGGTGTCGAGGTCCTCGAGGTCGACACCACGCACCCCGTGACCGACGGGATGGTCGCGGTGGTCGACGGGCGCCTCCCCCGACGTGTCGGCGAGGTGGTGGTCACCCCCAAGCTGCTCGACCAGCTCGGCGCCGCTGTGGGTGAACGCGTCGAGCTAGGCGGGCAGCAGGTCACCGTCGTCGGGACGGGGACCTTCGGTACGGTCGCGCCGTACCCGAACAGTGCCGGCGTCGTCGCTCTGCCAGGGACGCTCGTCCTTCCCGACGACCCCGAGCAGGCGTCGGTCTCCTCCGAGTACCTTGTCGACCGCGTCGCGCCGGTCACCTGGGAGGACGTCAGACGCCTCAACGCGGAGGGCTTCTGGGTGACCTCGCGGTACGTCCTCGAGAACCCTCCTTCGGTCGGCCTGTACGAGACGGGGCAATGGGGCGAGCAGGACGCCGCCCAGCAGGCCGTCTTCGTCGTCATCACCACCGCGATCGTCCTGCAGGTCGTCCTCCTCGCAGGGCCTGCCTTCGCGGTCGGGGTCCGTCGCCAGCGGCGTGACCTCGCGCTCGTGGCCGCCGCTGGCGGGAGCCCTGCCGACGTCCGTCGCACGGTGCTCGCTCAGGCGGCGTTCCTCGGCGCCGGCGCTTCGCTCGCCGGCGCTGTGCTCGGGCTCGTGGTGACGCCGCTCGTCATGGCCGCCATCACGCGATGGGGCGACGAGGGTTTCGGGCCGTACGACGTGATGTGGCCTGCGGTCTTCGCTGCGCTGCTCCTCGGCACGGCCGCGTCCGTGCTGGCGGCGCTCGTCCCAGCGCGGCAGGTCGCGCGCCAGGAGGTCACCGCGGCGCTCGTCGGACGCTCGCCGGAGCCCAGTCGCCGAGCGGGCTGGCCGTTGGTCGGTCTTGCGCTCATCGTCGTCGGCCTGGGCGTCTGCTTCACCCGTGGGACCCGTACGGGCGGCGAGGTCGCCGTCGCCGGTGGCACGGTTGCCGTCGTCCTCGGCACCGTCTTCCTCACGCCGCTGGTGATCGGGCTGCTCGGTCGGGCCGGCAGACGTCTTCCGCTCCCGCTGCGCCTCGCGGTCCGTGACACGGCCCGACAGCGCTCACGCAGCACGCCGGCGATCGCTGCGGTCATGGCGACGGTCGCAGGCATCACCGCCCTCGCGATCGCGGGGGCCAGCGACTTCGAGCAGAGCCGTCGCTCCTACACGTTCATGTATCCGATGGGGACGACGGTGCTCTCCCAGTACGACGGAGCGGTCGACCGAGCCGTCGAGTCGGCCGAGGAGGCGAGCGGAGTCAGCTTCACCGGGATCGGCAGTGCCGGAGACCACGGTGACGAGAACGGGACGGGCTGGATCGATGTCGCGGTCGAGAGCCCGAGCATGACCGACTGGTCGGGCTACACCCAGGTGGCGGTCGCGACGCCTGCAGAGCTCGGAGCCTGGGGTGTGGAGCTGACGCCGCAACAGGTCAGTGCCCTGGATGCCGGGGGCGTGCTCGTCGGCGACAGCGTGGCGCTCGACGAGGGACGCGTGACGCTGACCGTGTACGACGTGCAGGAGGACGGAACGGGTGAGGGCCGCTCCGTCGCCCTCGACGGGACGCTCGCCGACCTCGGGATGGGGGCTGTGCCCCAGGGCCCGGAGCCCACGGTGGCGCTCGCCGTCGTCTCGCCGGAGACCGCCGCCGCCCAGCGGATCCCGTACGAGCGCGCGACGGCGATCGCCGGAGACGAGCTCTCGCCGCGGCAGCTCCACGACACGAAGGCCGCCCTGCGGGATCTCCCGGGTGACCAGGACGTCTCGACCGAGCGGGGTTTCCAGGAGACGTTCACGGTGGTGCTGGTCCTGCTCCTCGGCGCTGGCGGGCTCGCAGTGCTGATCGGGACGCTCACGGCGACTGGTCTCGCGCTCGCCGATGCTCGGGCGGACCTCGCGACGCTCGCAGCCGTCGGCGCCGGCCCGCGGACCCGCCGGACCGTCGCGGCGGCGCAGGCCGTCGTGCTCGGCACCCTCGGGGCGCTGATGGGGGTCGCGGTCGGGTTCGCACCCGGCCTTGCGGCGACCTGGCCGATGACGGTCGACCGGTGGGGTTCGGGCGTGGAGACCACCGGACCCGTCGTCGACATCCCGTGGGGCGTGCTCGCAGCCATCGTCTTCGTCGTCCCGCTGATCGCGGCCGCAGCATCGGCGCTGGTCGTACGCAGCCGCCTCCCGCTGACCCGGAGGCTCGCGCAGTGAAGCCGATCGTCACTAGTCCGTCACGCACTGTTACGCAACCGTTACCGCGGAACGGAAACAATCTGAGTACCTGTCGCGTCTACAGTGAGCACAAGGTACGGCACAAGGTGTAGGGGGCACTGATGTCGCACATCGATCTTGCAGAACGCCAAAGAAGGGCCGCTCGGCTGCGCATCGCGCAGCTGGTCGCACTCCGACGGGCCACCGTCGGGGGCGCCGAGCGGATCGTCAGGGAGGCCGCGAAGTCGTCCTGAGCACGCCCACGTAGCCTGCGGGAGTGCCCACCTTCAATCTCGGGACCTCCCGGCTCATCGGGTTCGACCTGGACATGACGCTCATCGACTCGCGTCCCGGGATCCGAGCCGTGTACGACGAGATCTCCACCCGCACCGGGGTGGAGATCGACTCGTCTCTGGTGGTCTCGCGGCTCGGTCCTCCCGTGGAGGTCGAGCTTGCCCACTGGTTCGCCCACGACGCCGTCGCCGCGATGGCGGACCTCTACCGGTCTCTCTACGCCGGGATCGCGATCGAGCGCATCGCAGCCCTGCCCGGCGCGTACGACGCGATCGACGCGGTCCGCGAGCGCGGAGGCCGCGTCGCGGTCATCACCGCGAAGAACGCGCAGGACGCCGCCGCGCACCTCGACCACCTCGGCCTGCACGCCGACGAGGTACGCGGCAGGGCATGGCGCTCGGGCAAGGCCGACGCCCTGCGGGAGCTCGGGGCGCAGGCGTACGTGGGCGACCACGTGCACGACATGGAGGCTGCCGCCCTGGCCGGCGTACCGGGTGTCGGAGTGACCACCGGACCCTCGAGCCGTACGGAGCTGCAGGGCGCCGGGGCGGCGACGGTGGTCGACTCGCTCGAGCAGCTCGACGAGGTCCTGGACACCCTGTGACCGCGGGCCGTCGTGGCCTAGTCTTGGTGGTTGCGGCCGTGGCCGCCCGAGACGAAGGTGAGGTCAAGACGTGCCTGCTGGCAAGGTCAAGTGGTACGACGCCGACAAGGGCTTCGGGTTCCTGAGCCGCGAAGGCGGCGAGGACGTGTACGTGCGGGCCGATGCGTTGCCTGCCGGCGTCTCGTCGCTGAAGCCTGGGACCCGGGTCGAGTTCGGCGTCGCCGCAGGTCGTCGCGGTGACCAGGCGCTCCAGGTGCGGGTGCTCGATCCGACGCCCTCGGTCGCGAAGCAGCAGGCGAAGGCGCGTCGCAAGCCCCCTGAGGACATGGTCGTCATCGTCGAGGACACTATCCGGCTGCTCGACCAGCTCGGAGGCACCTTCCGCGCGGGCCGCTTCCCCGAGGGCCGGACGTCCAAGCAGACCGCGGCGCTCCTGCGGGCACTTGCCGACGAGCTCTCCGCCTGACGACCCACCGTGGACCCGGCCTGGTCGGGACTTGCCAGGTGCGGAAGAATGACCTCATGCCTGCCTCCAGCCGCGGTGCCGGCGCACGGACCTCGTCCGTTCGCGCCCCCAAGCTCGACGCCGTCACCGCCGCCGCGGTCGACGTAGCCCGTGCTGCGCTGATCGAGGACGTGGGCGAGAGCCAGGTCGGAGAGCACCTCGGCGTACGCCCCGAGGGCGACCGTGTCGTCACGCACGTCTTCGCCGCCCGCCTGGCCGGCTACCAGGGATGGCACTGGTCCGTCACGGTCACGCGCGCGTCGCGCCAGAAGAAGGTCACGGTCGACGAGATCGTCCTCCTCCCGGGCGACGACGCGATCGTCGCGCCGGACTGGACCCCCTACAAGGATCGCGTCCTTCCCGGCGACATGAGTCCCGGCGACCTGCTTCCGCCGGAGGACGACGACGTACGGCTCGCGCCGGCGTGGTTCGTCGGTGACGAGGCGGTCGACCCGTTGATCGATCCCACCTCCGTCCGCCCCGTGGCGGACGAGGTCGCGATCGGTCGTGTCGAGGTGCTGTCGCTCGAGGGTCGCGCCGCCGCCGCCCAGCGCTGGTACGACGGCGACCGCGGTCCGGACACGCCGATCGCCCAGCAGGCACCGGGGCGCTGCCGGGGGTGCGGCTTCATGGTGTGGCTCGCGCCGCCGCTGGGCGCGCTCTTCGGTGTGTGTGCCAACGCGATGGCCAACGACGACGGCAAGGTCGTGTCCTTCGACCACGGCTGCGGGGCTCACTCCGAGGCCCGCGTGAAGCGGGGAGCCCAGGGTGCAGTGCCGCCGGTCCACGACACCCTGACGGTGGATCCCGTGGTCGTCGACGTCGATCTGGCCTGACCTACCTTCCCTCGCCCGCGCCACTCACGTGTGGCGAGCGCCACGGACCAATTAGTTGTCTTGTGAAAGCTTCTCGTCATATAGTTGCGTTATCAAACTATCTATGGCGGGGGTGACGTGCGTGCTGCGAGACGAGACAGCCGAGCAGATCGCCGCGGCGCTCGGAAAGCTCGGCCGCGTGCTGCGGTCGTCGGCGCAACGCTGGGAGCGGCTCGACATCGGCGTCCGTCGTACGGACGTGTCGCTCCTTCGCCGGCTCCAGCGCGACGGCGAGCAGCGACTGAGCGACCTGGCCGAGCCGCAGTGCGTCAGCGTGTCAGTGATCAGCAGGCAGGTCGCCACGCTGGAGCACGACGGGCTCGTCGTACGCCGTGTCGATCCGACGGACGCACGGGTCGTGCTGATCCGGCTCTCCGACGCCGGCCGTGACCGGCTGGCAGACATCACCCGTCGCTACGCAGCCTTCGTCCACCGCGCCCTCGTGGACTTCGACGACGTCGAAGCAGGGCGGATGGCAGAACTCATCGACCTCGCCGCGGACCGCATGTCCGCTGAGCTCGACTCACCACCGAACGAGAGGATCCCCGTCGCGTGACCACTACCGCGCCCGTCGACACCAGCGAGGAGCTCAGCCACCGCGCCATCATGGAAGTGATGGTCGGCGTGCTGGCCGCGCTGTTCACCGCCCTCGTCAGCTCGACCATCGTCGCGAACGCGCTGCCGACGATCATCGCCGACCTCGACGGCACCCAGTCCCAGTACACGTGGATCGTCACCACCTCGCTCCTCGCGATGACCGTGTCGACGCCGATCTGGGCGAAGCTGTCCGACCTCTTCAACAAGAAGCTGCTCATCCAGCTCGCGATCGTCACGTTCGTCGTCGGCTCGGTCATCGCCGGGTTCTCGCAGAGCGTGCCGATGCTCCTCGTCGCCCGCGGCCTCCAGGGCCTGGCGATGGGCGGCATCACCGCGCTCGCCCAGGCGATCATCGGCTCGATCATCCCGCCTCGTGAGCGCGGCCGCTACGCGGGCTACATGGGCGGCGTGATGGCACTGGCCACCGTCAGCGGACCGCTCGTCGGAGGCGTCATCGTCGACTCCTCGCTCGGCTGGCGATGGACCTTCTTCGTGTGCGTGCCGTTGGCGGTCATGAGCCTCGTGGTCCTCCAGCGCTACCTGAAGCTCCCGACCCTCGTGAGGGACGTCAAGGTCGACTACGTCGGCGCCGTCCTCATCGCGATCGCCGCCAGCATGCCGCTCCTGTGGGTCACCTTCGCCGGCGGCTCGTTCGCGTGGATGTCGTGGGAGAGCGCGCTCTTCGTCGGCGGGACGATCGTGGCGACCGTCGCCTTCGTGGTCGTCGAGTCGAAGGTCGCCGAGCCGATCGTGCCGCTCAAGGTCTTCCGCGACCGGACGACCGCGCTCGCCATCATCGCGAGCGTCGCGGTCGGCATCGCCATGTTCGGCAGCTCGGTCTTCCTCGGCCAGTACCTCCAGGTCGCCCGCGGCTACAGCCCGACCGACGCGGGCCTCATCACGATCCCCATGATGGTGGGCTCGCTGATCGGCACGATCGGGTCCGGCAGCCTCATCGTCCGCTACGGACGGTGGAAGGGCTTCCTGGTCGCCGGCTCGATGCTTCTGATCGCGGGGCTCGGCCTCCTGGGCACGATCGACCACGCGACGGTGCTGTGGCACCTGTGGATCTTCATGTTCCTGATGGGCCTCGGCATGGGCATGCTCATGCAGAACCTGGTGCTCGCGGTCCAGAACACGGTCGACGTCACCGAGGTCGGCGCGACCTCGGGAGCAGTGGCGTTCTTCCGGTCGCTCGGCGGAACGGTGGGCGTCTCCGTCCTCGGCGCGATCCTGGCCTCGAGCGTCACGGACAAGATCACCCAGGGCCTCGCGGCGATGGGCGTCTCCGGGTCCGGTTCGGACGCGTCCGGCACGCTCGACCTGGCGCACATGCCGGCGCCGATCGCCGACCTCGTGCGCACGTCGTACGGCGACGCGACGGGGGAGATCTTCGTCGTGGCGGCAGCCGTCGCGGTCGTCGCGCTGATCGCGGTCCTCTTCATCAAGGAGGTCCCGCTGCGCACCACCGTCCGCAAGACCGACGTCGTCGAGGAGAGCAGCGAGCGCGAGGTCGTCGGCGCGCGCTGATACCGGGTCACCACGTACGAGGGGCCGCTCCCACCGGGAGCGGCCCCTCGCCGTACGCAGTGTCAGGCTCCGGCGTGGCCGCCGTCGTCCTCGTCGGCCTCGAGTGCGACCTTCCGGCGTCGGCAGTACTCGACGCCCATCAGGCCGAGCCCGAATCCGGCCAGGCAGGTCCACAGCCACCAGACGTCGCCGTTGCGCTGGAGCGTGCCGAGGAAGGGAAGCAGACCGAGGAACACGGCGAGCCACAGGATCGCCCCCACGGTCATCGTCCGGATGCCGTCGACGTCCAGCGGCTTCGGGTCGGGGACGACGCGGTGGACGGTGCTCCCGATCTCCAGCTCGGTGACCTCGGGCCGGTCGAGGCCGTGCGGTCGTCGACGCGCGGTCGCGGGCTCGGAGACGGCGGGCGTGGGCGCAGGCGGTGCCGGCTTCTCGACGGCGGGCGCGGGCGCAGGTGCAGAGGTCGCGGACGCCGAACGGCGCCCGCCGGTTGCGGGCTTCTCCTCCGGTTGGGCACGATCAGCCTTGCGGCTCCCGCTGTGACCCCGGCCACGCCTCGGCGTCGGTTCTGAGGTGAGTTTCCGCTTGCCTGCCGCCACGCCCTTACAGTACCTCCCTGGGGAACTGTCCTACTTCGTACCGTCAGGAGCTTCATGTCCACCCAGACTGCGACCGGTTCGCTGGACCGCTACTTCAAGATCTCCCAGCGCGGGTCCACCGTCGCTCGCGAGCTCCGTGGCGGAGTCGTCACGTTCTTCACGATGGCGTACATCATCGTGCTGAACCCGATCATCATCGCCGGCGTCCAGGACGCCGACGGCAACTATCTCGGCGGCGGCTCGCAGGCCCAGGCGTTCGCGCTCGTCGCGGCCGCCACGGCGCTCGTGGCGGGGGTGATGAGCATCCTCATGGGTGCCGTCGCCAACTTCCCGCTCGCGATGGCGACCGGGCTCGGGCTCAACGCGTTCGTCGCGTACTCCATCGCGAGCCAGATGACTTGGGCCGACGCGATGGGCCTCGTCGTCATCGAGGGCATCATCATCCTCGTCCTGGTCCTGACGGGCTTCCGGAAGGCGGTCTTCGACGCGGTCCCGCTGCCGCTCAAGATGGCGATCTCGGTCGGCATCGGGCTCTTCATCGCGCTGGTCGGCCTTGTCAACGCCGGCGTGGTCCGGACGACCGGCAACCCGTCGCCCCCCATCGGGCTCGGCATCGGCGGCGAGCTCTCGGGCTGGCCGGTGTTCGTGTTCTGCATCGGCCTGGTCCTCATGATCAGCCTGTACGCCCGCGGCGTCCGCGGCGCCATCCTCATCGGCATCCTCGCGACCACCGTGATCGCGGTCGTCGTCGAGGCGATCACCGACACGGGATCCTCGGGCGGCGACCCCACGTCGAAGGGCTGGAACCTCAACGTCCCGACGAGTCCGGAGAAGTTCGTCGACATGCCGGACTTCTCGCTGCTGGGTGACTTCTCGCTGCTCGGCTCGTTCGAGTCCGTCGGCTTCGTCACCGCGGTGCTGCTGGTCTTCACGCTCCTGCTCGCCGACTTCTTCGACACGATGGGCACGATGACGGCGATCGGCGCCGAGGCCGACCTCAACGACGAGGACGGCACGCCTGAGGGTGCGCAGCGGATCCTCGTCATCGACTCGATCGGCGCTGTCGCCGGTGGTGCCGCGAGCGTCTCCAGCAACACCGCGTACGTCGAGTCCGCCTCCGGCGTCGGAGACGGTGCGCGGACGGGCCTCGCCGCGATCGTGACCGGCGTGCTGTTCCTGCTCGCCACGGTCTTCTCGCCGGTCGTCGCGCACATCCCGAACGAGGCGGCCGTCCCGGCGCTCGTGCTCGTCGGCTTCCTGATGATGCAGCAGGTGAGCGAGATCCCGTGGAAGGACATCGAGCTCGCGCTCCCCGCCTTCCTCACGATCGCGCTCATGCCGTTCACCTACTCGATCAGCGTCGGGATCGGCGCCGGCTTCCTGTCGTACGTGCTCATCAAGGTCGTGCGTGGCAAGGCGAACCAGGTCCACCTGCTGATGTGGATCGTCGCCGCGCTGTTCCTGGTGTACTTCGCGATCGACCCGATCACGCGCTGGCTGAGCTGACCCCTCTCCCGGGCGGTGACTCCGACCTCACCGCCCGGGTGACCGGGAACATTCGTTAACAGTTTTAATTAACACTGGCAACGACCTACTCTGGACGTATGCCCACCGATGCCCAGAAGCTCGCCGCCGCCGTCGCCCGGCTCAACCGGCGACTCCGGCAGGAGCGGCACTCCGACCTCACGCCCAACCAGATCAGCATCCTCGGCACGCTGCACCACCACGGTCCGCTGACCCCCGGTGCGATCGCGGCGATCGAGCACGTCCAGCCCCCGTCGGTCACCCGCACCGTCAACTGCCTCGTCGACAACGGGCTCGCCGAGCGTGCGACACACCCGTCCGACCGCCGTCAGGTCGTCGTCTCCATCAGCGACGAGGGCCGAGCCGGCCTCGCCGCCGAGCGGGACCGTCGCGACACCTGGCTCGCCGGCCGCCTCGCCTCCCTCACCACCGAGGAGCGCACCGTCCTCCGCGACG
Above is a genomic segment from Mumia sp. Pv4-285 containing:
- a CDS encoding MFS transporter, encoding MTTTAPVDTSEELSHRAIMEVMVGVLAALFTALVSSTIVANALPTIIADLDGTQSQYTWIVTTSLLAMTVSTPIWAKLSDLFNKKLLIQLAIVTFVVGSVIAGFSQSVPMLLVARGLQGLAMGGITALAQAIIGSIIPPRERGRYAGYMGGVMALATVSGPLVGGVIVDSSLGWRWTFFVCVPLAVMSLVVLQRYLKLPTLVRDVKVDYVGAVLIAIAASMPLLWVTFAGGSFAWMSWESALFVGGTIVATVAFVVVESKVAEPIVPLKVFRDRTTALAIIASVAVGIAMFGSSVFLGQYLQVARGYSPTDAGLITIPMMVGSLIGTIGSGSLIVRYGRWKGFLVAGSMLLIAGLGLLGTIDHATVLWHLWIFMFLMGLGMGMLMQNLVLAVQNTVDVTEVGATSGAVAFFRSLGGTVGVSVLGAILASSVTDKITQGLAAMGVSGSGSDASGTLDLAHMPAPIADLVRTSYGDATGEIFVVAAAVAVVALIAVLFIKEVPLRTTVRKTDVVEESSEREVVGAR
- a CDS encoding NCS2 family permease, yielding MSTQTATGSLDRYFKISQRGSTVARELRGGVVTFFTMAYIIVLNPIIIAGVQDADGNYLGGGSQAQAFALVAAATALVAGVMSILMGAVANFPLAMATGLGLNAFVAYSIASQMTWADAMGLVVIEGIIILVLVLTGFRKAVFDAVPLPLKMAISVGIGLFIALVGLVNAGVVRTTGNPSPPIGLGIGGELSGWPVFVFCIGLVLMISLYARGVRGAILIGILATTVIAVVVEAITDTGSSGGDPTSKGWNLNVPTSPEKFVDMPDFSLLGDFSLLGSFESVGFVTAVLLVFTLLLADFFDTMGTMTAIGAEADLNDEDGTPEGAQRILVIDSIGAVAGGAASVSSNTAYVESASGVGDGARTGLAAIVTGVLFLLATVFSPVVAHIPNEAAVPALVLVGFLMMQQVSEIPWKDIELALPAFLTIALMPFTYSISVGIGAGFLSYVLIKVVRGKANQVHLLMWIVAALFLVYFAIDPITRWLS
- a CDS encoding MarR family winged helix-turn-helix transcriptional regulator, whose protein sequence is MPTDAQKLAAAVARLNRRLRQERHSDLTPNQISILGTLHHHGPLTPGAIAAIEHVQPPSVTRTVNCLVDNGLAERATHPSDRRQVVVSISDEGRAGLAAERDRRDTWLAGRLASLTTEERTVLRDASALLEKLVVSE